In the genome of Caballeronia sp. NK8, the window CATTCGGCGTGACGCGCGGCGAAGTCCTTGCCGCGATTCGACGTGCCCGCCTGATAGAGCAGCGGCGTGCGCTGCGGCGAAGGCTCGGAGTAGTGCGTGCCCTGCATCGAGAAGAAGCGGCCTTCGTGGCGGATTTCATGCACGCGCGCCGGGTCCGCGAACACGCGCGCCTCGCGGTCGCGCACCGCCGCGCCGTCCTGCCAGCTTTCTTCCCACAGCCGATAGACGATCTCCATGTACTCGTCGGCAAGGTCGTAGCGCTCGTCGTGCGGACGCGCGTCGGGCTGGCCGATCGCACGCGAGCCGCTTTGTCCGAAGCTCGTCACGATGTTCCAGCCGATGCGCCCGCGCGTCAGATGATCGAGCGTCGACATGCGGCGCGCGAACAGGAACGGCGCTTCGTAGCTCACGCTGCTCGTCACCGCGAAGCCGAGATGCTCGGTGACCTGCGCCATGGCGGAGACGAGCAATAGCGGATCGAGACGCGGAAACTGCAAACCCCAGCGCACGCCGGCGGCGTTCGAGCCGCCATAGACGTCGTACTGGCTGATGCCATCGGCGAAGAACAGCGCGTCGTAGCCGCCGCGCTCGGCCGTGCGCGCGAGATCGGTCCATAGCGACAGCGAGTTGTAGTCGAGCGCACGGTCGCGCGGATGCGCCCATAGTCCGGGCGACAGATGCGTCGGCGCGAAGGCCAGGAATGCGTTGATGCGAATCTCTTTGGACATGGCTCAAGCCTTCGATGTGATCGGGAAATGACATGTCACGCGATGCGTGGCCGAAAGACGCTGCACGGGCGGCGTATCGACGCGGCAGACATCGCGCGCGGCGGGGCAGCGCGTGTGAAACACGCATCCGGCAGGCGGCGCGAGCGGCGATGGAATCTCGCCGCTTATCACGTGCACACCGGCCTGCACGTC includes:
- a CDS encoding LLM class flavin-dependent oxidoreductase — encoded protein: MSKEIRINAFLAFAPTHLSPGLWAHPRDRALDYNSLSLWTDLARTAERGGYDALFFADGISQYDVYGGSNAAGVRWGLQFPRLDPLLLVSAMAQVTEHLGFAVTSSVSYEAPFLFARRMSTLDHLTRGRIGWNIVTSFGQSGSRAIGQPDARPHDERYDLADEYMEIVYRLWEESWQDGAAVRDREARVFADPARVHEIRHEGRFFSMQGTHYSEPSPQRTPLLYQAGTSNRGKDFAARHAECVFLSSPTAQLVARDVADVRARAAALGRDPASVLFFSLATVIVAPTSEEAQAKWQEIQRHVSLEGALALFSRWSGIDLSKYSPDDPLRYVKSEGMQSAIEAFTVADPERVWTIGELAIFNAIGGKGPVFIGSPTEVADALESWKAQTGVDGFNLSHALLPGTHEDFVDLVVPELRRRGVYKQDYRAGTLREKLYGEGQAHLSAPHPAATHRAATIEEPDHA